A single Trichocoleus sp. FACHB-46 DNA region contains:
- a CDS encoding TIGR02281 family clan AA aspartic protease yields MLRFFCLTAVLAAALSPLLPRFSTAAIAQELDGCYMLNPAGRSIDLSKLCGTTPGNTHSPNGTLATFTRTNTLLEGQVFQAKILRREAGTPIIGVTFNGNQTFEMIVDTGASGTVVTQRMAAMLRLVPVAKLKFDTASAKGIELPLGKIHMMEVNGAKAQGLLVAIAGPQLETGLLGHDFFGKYDITIKRDVVEFRVR; encoded by the coding sequence ATGCTGAGATTCTTCTGTCTAACTGCTGTGTTGGCTGCTGCTCTGTCGCCGTTGTTACCTCGCTTCTCAACTGCGGCGATCGCCCAGGAGTTAGATGGTTGTTACATGCTTAACCCTGCTGGCAGATCGATCGATCTGTCCAAGCTTTGTGGAACCACTCCTGGCAACACTCACTCTCCTAATGGCACTCTAGCCACCTTTACGAGAACCAATACTTTACTTGAGGGGCAAGTTTTCCAAGCCAAAATTCTGCGGCGTGAGGCTGGCACTCCTATCATTGGAGTTACCTTCAATGGCAACCAAACTTTTGAAATGATTGTGGATACAGGCGCTAGCGGGACAGTCGTCACCCAGCGCATGGCTGCGATGTTGCGCTTGGTTCCAGTTGCTAAATTAAAGTTTGATACTGCGAGTGCCAAAGGGATTGAACTGCCCCTGGGGAAGATTCATATGATGGAAGTCAATGGGGCCAAAGCTCAAGGGTTGTTGGTGGCGATCGCAGGCCCTCAGCTAGAAACGGGTCTACTGGGTCATGACTTTTTCGGCAAGTACGACATCACCATCAAACGAGACGTGGTTGAGTTCCGCGTGCGTTAG
- a CDS encoding Calvin cycle protein CP12 — protein sequence MSDIQKQIEQEREQARAVCDTSGSTSGECAAAWDAVEELQAEASHQRQSKQKNSLEQFCDDNPDAAECRVYDN from the coding sequence ATGAGCGATATTCAAAAGCAAATCGAACAAGAACGGGAACAAGCGCGTGCCGTTTGTGACACCAGCGGTAGCACTTCCGGCGAATGTGCTGCTGCTTGGGATGCGGTTGAAGAACTCCAAGCTGAAGCATCCCATCAACGTCAATCAAAACAAAAGAACTCGTTGGAACAGTTTTGCGACGATAATCCAGACGCTGCTGAGTGCCGAGTCTACGACAACTAA
- a CDS encoding ABC transporter ATP-binding protein: MAKVRLERITRQFKEAVAIADITFEVPDGEFWVMVGPSGCGKSTILRTIAGLESATSGNLYIGDRLANQVPARQRDVAMVFQNYALYPHMSVAENLAFGLKMRKADSQTIQERVESVARSLDIAHLLDRKPKQLSGGQQQRVALGRAIARKPQVFLLDEPLSNLDAQLRDDTRAELKQLHQCLGITTIYVTHDQVEAMTLADQIVVLKQGRIQQIGAPQAIYARPTNRMVATFLGNPPMNILSATFEDGAFHLADQSFTCPSAITAHLPLSPGQSVELGIRPEHLQLVSASEDQDFNVEVSVVEPLGREILIRAVLPTQPTSSAAQAINLQVSPEIRVRPGDRLSLQIDFAQLFIFDPATGDRLYPTS; this comes from the coding sequence ATGGCAAAGGTGCGCTTAGAGAGAATTACTCGACAATTTAAAGAGGCGGTGGCGATCGCAGACATCACCTTTGAGGTGCCTGATGGTGAGTTTTGGGTGATGGTGGGGCCGTCGGGTTGTGGCAAGTCTACGATTCTACGCACGATCGCAGGGCTAGAGTCAGCGACTTCAGGCAATCTCTACATTGGCGATCGCTTGGCCAATCAAGTGCCTGCTCGTCAGCGCGACGTGGCAATGGTGTTTCAGAACTATGCACTATACCCACACATGAGCGTGGCGGAAAATCTGGCTTTTGGGCTGAAGATGCGTAAAGCCGACTCCCAAACCATTCAAGAACGAGTCGAATCTGTAGCGCGATCGCTGGATATTGCCCACTTGCTCGATCGCAAACCTAAGCAACTCTCTGGCGGTCAACAGCAACGGGTGGCATTGGGACGCGCGATCGCTCGTAAGCCGCAAGTTTTTTTACTCGATGAACCGCTTTCTAACTTGGATGCTCAGTTGCGAGATGACACACGGGCTGAACTAAAGCAACTTCATCAATGTTTGGGCATTACCACCATCTATGTCACCCACGACCAAGTAGAAGCCATGACGTTGGCCGATCAAATTGTGGTGCTAAAGCAAGGCCGCATTCAGCAGATTGGTGCTCCCCAAGCGATTTATGCTCGTCCGACTAATCGAATGGTGGCGACGTTTCTAGGCAATCCACCCATGAACATCCTGTCTGCAACCTTCGAGGATGGTGCTTTTCACCTTGCAGACCAATCATTTACTTGTCCTTCCGCCATTACAGCTCATCTGCCGTTGTCTCCAGGGCAGTCGGTTGAGCTAGGCATCCGTCCAGAGCATTTACAACTGGTGTCTGCATCAGAGGATCAAGACTTCAACGTTGAAGTGAGCGTTGTAGAACCGCTCGGACGAGAAATTTTGATCCGAGCAGTTTTGCCAACCCAGCCTACCAGCTCAGCGGCTCAAGCGATTAACCTGCAAGTGAGCCCGGAGATTCGGGTTCGTCCGGGCGATCGCTTGAGCCTCCAAATCGACTTCGCTCAACTATTTATTTTTGATCCTGCTACAGGCGATCGCCTCTATCCAACCAGCTAA
- a CDS encoding sorbosone dehydrogenase family protein, with protein MPVPPFVPPRPAHWLSLALLLTTATGCSQVGTTLPERSQPSSLPTEQAPTAQASGSTKQLTAQAASPQNLVPTETLTPTPIRLTAADLPQPYATNSASKSPNVVDIPSNPLLRVPAGFTVNVYAEELDRPRWLALAPNGDVLVTETRQNRIRLLRDSNKDGVADVKKTFAGPSNGLFLPLGMAFTQDSFFLGNTNAVLRFPYQSGQEKLTGRGQAIAQLPGEGYNQHWTRNVVVSPDQQKLYVSVGSESNADTEPLPRASVQVMNLDGSNQQTFAYGLRNPVGLDFQPVTGALHATVNERDGLGDDLVPDYLTQVQAGEFYGWPYSYLAPNLLDPRHARNGQSDRPELAAQTRTPDVLFQAHSAALGLQFYDGKTFPEKYRNGAFVAFRGSWNRNQGTGYKVVFVPFNAQGRAAGYYEDFLTGFLLDPSGPTTWGRPVGLLVLPDGSLLVTEEANGRIYRIQYQDS; from the coding sequence ATGCCTGTGCCTCCGTTTGTACCCCCACGCCCCGCTCATTGGTTATCGTTGGCGCTACTACTGACCACCGCCACGGGTTGTAGCCAGGTGGGTACGACGCTGCCAGAGCGATCGCAACCTAGCTCACTACCTACAGAGCAGGCTCCAACGGCTCAAGCGTCAGGCTCCACAAAACAGTTAACAGCGCAGGCTGCATCACCCCAGAACTTAGTTCCTACAGAAACGCTTACACCAACCCCCATCCGCTTAACAGCGGCAGATTTGCCACAGCCCTATGCCACGAATAGCGCCTCCAAAAGCCCAAACGTGGTGGATATTCCCAGCAATCCTTTGTTACGAGTTCCGGCTGGCTTCACGGTAAATGTGTATGCCGAAGAACTCGATAGACCCCGGTGGCTAGCCCTGGCTCCTAATGGCGACGTACTGGTGACTGAGACACGGCAAAATCGCATTCGCCTACTGCGCGATAGCAACAAAGATGGCGTCGCTGATGTTAAAAAAACGTTTGCTGGGCCAAGCAATGGCTTGTTTCTGCCCCTCGGCATGGCTTTTACTCAGGACTCATTTTTCTTAGGCAATACCAATGCCGTTCTGCGCTTTCCTTACCAATCAGGTCAAGAGAAACTTACAGGGCGGGGGCAAGCGATCGCGCAACTGCCAGGAGAGGGCTACAACCAGCATTGGACTCGGAATGTCGTCGTCTCACCCGACCAACAAAAGCTGTATGTCTCTGTCGGTTCTGAAAGCAACGCTGATACCGAACCACTTCCTCGCGCCTCAGTTCAAGTCATGAACCTGGATGGCTCGAACCAGCAAACCTTTGCTTATGGATTGCGTAATCCTGTAGGACTTGATTTTCAACCTGTTACAGGGGCGCTGCACGCCACGGTGAATGAGCGAGATGGGCTAGGAGATGATTTGGTGCCCGACTACCTAACCCAAGTGCAAGCAGGCGAATTTTACGGCTGGCCTTACAGCTACCTTGCCCCCAACTTGCTTGACCCTCGTCATGCTCGCAATGGCCAGAGCGATCGCCCAGAGTTAGCCGCTCAAACCCGGACCCCTGATGTGCTGTTTCAAGCTCACTCTGCTGCTTTAGGGCTTCAGTTTTATGACGGCAAGACCTTCCCCGAAAAGTATCGTAATGGTGCTTTTGTTGCCTTCCGGGGTTCTTGGAATCGCAATCAAGGCACAGGCTACAAGGTCGTATTCGTTCCCTTCAATGCTCAGGGTCGTGCCGCAGGCTATTACGAAGACTTTTTGACAGGTTTTCTCTTAGATCCAAGTGGCCCGACAACTTGGGGTCGTCCGGTCGGCCTCTTGGTGTTACCCGACGGCAGCTTGCTAGTCACCGAAGAAGCCAATGGTCGGATCTACCGTATTCAATACCAAGACTCGTAA